The following coding sequences are from one Bufo bufo chromosome 2, aBufBuf1.1, whole genome shotgun sequence window:
- the SUB1 gene encoding activated RNA polymerase II transcriptional coactivator p15, whose product MPKSKELVSSSSSGSDSDSEVDLKAKRKKQPPPEKEKPAKKQKSGESSKGSASTKQSSSSQEDNMFQIGKMRYVSVRDFKGKVLIDVREYFMDNQGEMKPGRKGISLNPEQWNQLKEQMSDIDDAIRKL is encoded by the exons ATGCCTAAATCAAAGGAACTAGTTTCTTCAAGCTCATCTGGAAGTGATTCTGATAGTGAGGTTGACCTAAAG GCAAAGAGAAAAAAGCAGCCCCCACCAGAGAAGGAAAAGCCAGCAAAGAAGCAGAAGTCCGGAGAGAGCTCCAAAGGCTCTGCCTCCACTAAACAGAGCAGTAGCAGCCAGGAGGATAACATGTTCCAG aTCGGAAAAATGCGGTACGTTTCTGTTCGTGACTTCAAGGGAAAAGTTCTGATTGACGTCAGAGAATATTTTATGGACAACCAAGGAGAAATGAAGCCTGGAAGGAAAG GTATCTCTTTGAACCCTGAGCAATGgaaccagctgaaggaacagatgTCTGACATTGACGATGCAATAAGAAAACTGTAA